The following are encoded in a window of Paenibacillaceae bacterium GAS479 genomic DNA:
- a CDS encoding Dehydrogenase (flavoprotein) has translation MYAGSTSKEPQNAGMSETSRKEDIFRKERTRSRAVVIGASFAGLLAAKTLAAHYEEIVLIERDELPLQPANRPGVPQDRHPHRLQDLGKNVLTELFPGWTEDLLAAGAYEREGKEMHLISPLAALQFPYDKNEGCSRPLLEWVIRQRVLGEPRIHLLQNREAAALLSAPSGDQIAITGVRLKQSRRSTDDPQPPADIMADLVIDASGRYSKLPVWLEQLGFGKPDIESLHARLAYSTRYYRIPEHLRDKYATVLIDGNPARAEGSGVFSPIENGLAETTIYGAGGKYPPVAPDQYEPAAAELIHPLLADILSQLEPVGDPQGFRVPECRWTHYESFAQWPSGLLVIGDAICNLDPIYGQGISVAAAEAAELGKVLAEQADVSEAGSACSSWEQGLLRRFASIVLPAWWTIVVADLRWPGVTYDGPLSSRGISFCQTYLDIVRKQALQSGDMELFSLMMGVQGLDAAPSALFGEEAVRSILIRCGREEWLEEVLNPGESLGQFLKLNLPFTA, from the coding sequence ATGTATGCTGGCTCGACATCGAAGGAACCTCAAAACGCCGGGATGTCCGAGACATCCCGCAAGGAAGACATTTTCCGCAAAGAGCGTACCCGCTCCAGAGCGGTCGTCATCGGAGCCAGTTTTGCCGGCTTGCTTGCGGCCAAAACGCTGGCCGCGCATTACGAAGAGATCGTGCTAATCGAGCGCGATGAACTCCCTCTCCAACCGGCGAACCGACCCGGCGTACCCCAGGACCGCCATCCACACCGATTGCAGGATCTGGGCAAAAACGTGCTGACCGAGCTTTTTCCGGGCTGGACCGAAGATCTGCTGGCCGCCGGAGCCTATGAGCGCGAGGGAAAGGAAATGCATCTCATCTCGCCGCTCGCCGCGCTGCAATTCCCGTACGACAAGAACGAAGGCTGTTCCCGACCGCTGCTGGAATGGGTCATCCGCCAACGGGTGCTGGGGGAACCGCGCATTCATCTGCTTCAAAACCGGGAAGCGGCTGCCCTGCTGTCCGCGCCATCAGGCGACCAGATCGCCATAACCGGAGTCCGGCTCAAACAATCGCGCAGAAGCACTGACGATCCCCAACCCCCTGCAGATATCATGGCCGATCTCGTCATCGACGCATCCGGTCGCTACTCAAAGCTGCCCGTTTGGCTGGAGCAGCTCGGTTTCGGCAAGCCGGATATAGAAAGCCTTCATGCCCGCCTCGCCTATAGCACACGCTATTACCGAATCCCGGAGCATCTGCGCGATAAATACGCCACGGTTCTGATCGACGGCAATCCTGCGCGGGCCGAAGGCTCTGGCGTATTCAGCCCGATCGAGAACGGCCTGGCCGAAACGACGATTTACGGAGCGGGCGGAAAATACCCGCCGGTCGCTCCGGACCAATACGAGCCGGCAGCCGCCGAGCTGATCCATCCGCTGCTGGCAGACATTCTCTCCCAGCTTGAGCCGGTCGGCGATCCCCAAGGCTTTCGTGTGCCGGAATGCCGCTGGACGCATTATGAATCCTTTGCCCAATGGCCCAGCGGGCTGCTCGTCATTGGGGACGCGATCTGCAACTTAGATCCGATCTATGGCCAGGGCATCTCGGTGGCGGCAGCCGAAGCAGCGGAGCTGGGCAAAGTACTTGCCGAACAAGCCGATGTCTCGGAAGCCGGTTCTGCCTGTTCCAGCTGGGAGCAAGGCTTGCTCCGCCGCTTTGCATCCATCGTGCTGCCAGCGTGGTGGACGATTGTCGTAGCGGATCTGAGATGGCCAGGCGTCACCTATGACGGTCCGTTGTCGAGCCGCGGTATCTCATTTTGCCAGACGTATCTGGACATCGTGCGCAAGCAGGCGCTTCAAAGCGGGGATATGGAGCTGTTCAGCCTGATGATGGGCGTACAGGGACTGGATGCCGCTCCGTCCGCGCTATTCGGTGAAGAAGCAGTCCGCTCGATATTGATCCGATGCGGTCGGGAGGAGTGGCTGGAAGAGGTTCTCAATCCTGGAGAAAGTCTCGGCCAGTTCCTGAAGCTGAACCTGCCTTTCACAGCTTGA
- a CDS encoding hydroxymethylpyrimidine synthase — protein MAIMTTPLPGSRKVYIQGQDPGVRVPVREIALSDSDVRGQQVPNEPVRVYDSSGPYTDESYVADIRSGLPLMREAWIAGRGDTECYEGRSIRPEDNGFTTAEKASEKGAEIFPLSGRKPQRAKPGQNVTQLHYARKGIITPEMEFIAIREGMEPQFVRSEVAAGRAIIPANINHPEIEPMIIGRHFHVKINANIGNSAVASSIEEEVEKMTWATRWGADTIMDLSTGKNIHTTREWIVRNSPVPVGTVPIYQALEKVNGKAEDLSWEVFRDTLIEQAEQGVDYFTIHAGVLLRYVPLTAKRVTGIVSRGGSIMAAWCLAHHRENFLYTHFEDICEIMKAYDVSFSLGDGLRPGSIADANDAAQFAELDTLGELTKIAWKHDVQVMIEGPGHVPMHLIKENMDRQLAVCDEAPFYTLGPLTTDIAPGYDHITSAIGAAMIGWFGTAMLCYVTPKEHLGLPNKEDVKEGVITYKIAAHAADLAKGHPRARLRDDALSKARFEFRWRDQFHLSLDPERAMSYHDETLPAEGAKNAHFCSMCGPKFCSMRITQDIRDFAEREGMETAEAIEAGMREKSDAFKAGGGKIYA, from the coding sequence ATGGCAATTATGACAACGCCCCTGCCGGGCAGCCGCAAGGTCTACATACAAGGACAAGATCCGGGGGTTCGGGTTCCTGTACGCGAAATCGCATTGTCGGACAGCGATGTACGTGGACAGCAGGTACCGAATGAGCCCGTGAGAGTTTATGATTCTAGCGGTCCTTACACGGATGAGAGTTATGTAGCGGATATTCGCAGCGGTTTGCCGCTGATGCGGGAGGCATGGATTGCAGGGCGTGGTGATACCGAGTGTTACGAAGGCCGCAGCATCCGTCCGGAGGACAACGGCTTTACTACCGCCGAAAAGGCTTCTGAAAAAGGAGCGGAGATTTTCCCCCTGAGCGGGAGAAAGCCGCAGCGTGCCAAGCCCGGACAAAATGTGACCCAGCTGCATTATGCACGCAAGGGCATCATCACCCCGGAGATGGAATTCATCGCCATCCGCGAAGGTATGGAACCCCAATTCGTGCGCAGCGAAGTGGCCGCAGGACGTGCAATTATTCCCGCCAACATTAACCATCCCGAGATTGAGCCGATGATTATCGGGCGGCATTTTCATGTAAAGATCAATGCGAATATCGGTAACTCCGCCGTAGCGTCCTCGATTGAGGAAGAGGTGGAAAAAATGACTTGGGCGACCCGCTGGGGAGCCGACACGATCATGGATTTGTCTACCGGGAAAAACATCCACACAACGCGCGAATGGATCGTGCGCAACTCGCCTGTACCTGTCGGCACGGTGCCGATCTATCAGGCTCTGGAAAAGGTCAACGGCAAAGCCGAGGATCTCAGCTGGGAAGTATTCCGCGATACGTTGATCGAGCAAGCGGAGCAGGGTGTGGATTATTTCACGATTCATGCCGGAGTGCTGCTGCGTTATGTGCCGCTGACGGCAAAAAGAGTAACGGGAATCGTCAGCCGCGGCGGTTCAATTATGGCTGCCTGGTGCTTGGCGCATCACAGGGAGAACTTCCTGTATACGCATTTTGAGGACATTTGCGAAATTATGAAGGCCTATGATGTCAGCTTCTCGCTCGGTGATGGGCTGCGTCCCGGCTCCATCGCTGACGCCAATGACGCTGCGCAGTTTGCGGAGCTGGATACGCTCGGCGAGCTGACGAAGATCGCTTGGAAGCATGATGTGCAGGTGATGATTGAAGGGCCGGGCCATGTGCCGATGCATCTAATCAAGGAAAATATGGACCGCCAGCTCGCTGTTTGCGACGAGGCTCCATTTTATACATTAGGGCCGTTGACTACGGATATTGCTCCTGGTTATGACCATATTACAAGCGCGATCGGCGCGGCGATGATCGGTTGGTTCGGTACCGCAATGCTTTGTTACGTGACGCCGAAGGAGCATCTTGGCTTGCCGAATAAGGAAGATGTGAAGGAAGGCGTTATTACCTACAAAATAGCCGCCCATGCAGCGGATTTGGCGAAGGGCCATCCAAGGGCAAGACTGCGCGACGATGCCCTGTCCAAGGCACGCTTCGAGTTCCGCTGGCGCGACCAGTTCCATCTGTCGCTCGATCCCGAGCGGGCGATGAGCTACCACGATGAGACGCTGCCGGCCGAAGGTGCGAAAAATGCACATTTTTGCTCCATGTGCGGACCGAAGTTCTGCAGCATGCGGATTACGCAGGATATTCGCGATTTTGCGGAGCGGGAAGGCATGGAAACAGCTGAGGCCATCGAAGCAGGTATGCGCGAAAAATCCGATGCCTTCAAGGCGGGCGGCGGCAAGATTTATGCTTGA
- a CDS encoding alpha-mannosidase: MPYEIIKTDRLKSVLERLQPKIYEPIANLEVSAWVTAEPVPYAERMSGLPLKLQPGDKWGELWDCAWFHFKGIVPEQGKGNKVVLLIDVNGEVCLVDEDGSPTQGLTNINSEFDHSLGMPGKRVVPISDSSSGSEVIDLWGDAGCNDLFGYYRSGKLKEAVIAICHEDIRKLYYDFEVLLETAEHLPDGLARKERILRTLYDASLLLANPTADKIAEVHRMLGEQLAKRGGDPVLTLSAVGHAHIDLAWLWPIRETIRKGARTFSTVLHMMERYPDYVFGASQPQLYDWMKIHYPKLYDRIKERVQEGRWEPQGAMWVESDTNVPGGESLVRQLLYGKRYFQQEFGQEMKSLWMPDVFGYTASLPQLLKKAGVDYMMTQKLSWSSYNKHPHHTFMWEGLDGSTVLTHMPPEDTYNSPAAPRSIAKAEQEYLDKGVSDRALMLFGIGDGGGGPGEEHLERLAREQNLLGLAPVEQEPSHRFFERLAEGADRYETWRGELYLEKHQGTLTSQGRNKWYNRKLEKALRELEFAAVLAEMTDGSPYPAKQLEEIWKEVLLYQFHDILPGSSIKRVYDESLERYAALLEQTEGLTERAYTAVVGANGMSGKVVFNSLPWEREEWLKLDAGWQYVLIPAMGYTLVAQEAEKAAEQFPQLQASGEQRVIENRLLKVVFSTDGSISSIFDKEHEREIVLPGQTANALRIYVDEGDAWDFRQDYRATGGMKLELTDMFSFQDGPKAGFIMRYLFGSSMLVQRVELTEGSRRIDFETEVDWQESGKMLRTSFPVNVRTDSVSCEIQFGYLKRPTHRNTMWDYAKDEICAHHYVDLSEPDYGVALLNDSKYGHRAEGGELDLNLLRSPSFPDPEADRAEHKFTYSLYPHAGNHVEAGIYRRGYELNVPLRTYVVNASSDMAAGDKSTSGVGWLPDSSFLLTGHPNVMVETVKRAEDDGDIVVRLYETAGTRLQTKLQAGFPVAEAWLADLLERKLEPLEAGGDAMELEFGPFEVKTVKISQSK, encoded by the coding sequence ATGCCATATGAGATCATAAAGACGGACCGTCTGAAATCTGTGCTTGAGCGTCTGCAGCCAAAAATCTATGAACCTATCGCTAACTTGGAAGTTTCGGCATGGGTTACGGCAGAACCTGTGCCGTATGCGGAACGTATGTCGGGACTGCCGCTTAAGCTCCAGCCCGGCGATAAATGGGGCGAGCTGTGGGACTGCGCATGGTTTCATTTTAAGGGAATCGTGCCCGAGCAGGGCAAGGGAAATAAAGTTGTGCTGCTGATTGATGTGAACGGAGAAGTATGCCTTGTTGACGAGGACGGATCGCCGACTCAGGGGCTGACCAACATTAATTCTGAATTTGATCATTCTCTCGGCATGCCGGGCAAGCGGGTTGTACCGATCAGCGATAGCTCCAGCGGTTCGGAAGTGATCGATCTTTGGGGTGATGCAGGCTGCAACGATCTGTTTGGTTATTACCGGAGCGGCAAGCTGAAGGAAGCGGTCATCGCTATATGCCACGAAGATATTCGGAAGTTATACTACGACTTTGAAGTATTGCTGGAAACGGCGGAGCATCTGCCGGACGGCTTGGCGCGCAAGGAGCGCATTTTGCGTACCCTTTATGACGCCTCTCTGTTGCTGGCGAATCCAACTGCAGATAAAATTGCGGAAGTACATAGAATGCTCGGCGAGCAGCTCGCCAAACGCGGTGGCGATCCTGTTCTAACGCTCAGCGCCGTTGGCCATGCGCATATCGATCTGGCCTGGCTGTGGCCCATTCGCGAGACTATCCGCAAAGGCGCTCGTACGTTCTCGACCGTCCTGCACATGATGGAGCGTTACCCCGACTATGTATTTGGAGCCAGCCAACCGCAGTTGTATGACTGGATGAAAATCCATTATCCGAAGCTGTACGATCGCATCAAGGAGCGCGTCCAAGAAGGACGCTGGGAACCGCAAGGCGCGATGTGGGTTGAATCCGACACGAATGTGCCGGGAGGCGAGTCGCTGGTCCGCCAACTGCTTTATGGCAAACGGTATTTCCAGCAGGAATTCGGTCAGGAGATGAAGTCGCTCTGGATGCCGGATGTATTCGGTTATACAGCGAGCTTGCCACAGCTGCTGAAAAAAGCAGGCGTTGATTACATGATGACCCAGAAGTTGAGCTGGAGCTCCTATAACAAGCATCCTCACCACACGTTCATGTGGGAAGGGCTCGACGGATCGACGGTGCTTACGCATATGCCTCCTGAGGATACGTATAACAGTCCGGCTGCGCCGCGTTCGATTGCGAAGGCAGAACAGGAATATTTGGACAAAGGCGTGTCTGACCGCGCGCTTATGCTGTTCGGCATCGGCGACGGCGGCGGCGGACCCGGCGAAGAGCATCTGGAGCGGCTTGCTCGCGAGCAAAATCTGCTCGGTCTCGCTCCGGTGGAGCAGGAGCCGTCGCACCGGTTTTTCGAACGTCTGGCAGAGGGAGCAGATCGTTACGAGACGTGGCGGGGAGAGCTCTACCTGGAGAAGCATCAGGGTACACTGACGAGCCAGGGGCGGAACAAATGGTACAATCGCAAGCTGGAAAAAGCTCTGCGCGAGCTGGAATTCGCCGCTGTACTGGCGGAGATGACAGATGGCAGCCCATACCCAGCGAAGCAGCTGGAGGAGATCTGGAAGGAAGTGCTGCTCTACCAATTCCACGATATTTTGCCGGGCTCCTCGATCAAAAGGGTGTACGACGAGTCACTAGAGCGCTACGCGGCGCTGCTGGAGCAGACGGAAGGTTTGACCGAAAGGGCTTATACCGCCGTGGTCGGGGCCAACGGCATGTCCGGCAAGGTGGTGTTCAACTCCCTCCCTTGGGAGCGCGAGGAATGGCTGAAGCTGGATGCTGGCTGGCAGTATGTGCTCATACCGGCGATGGGGTATACATTGGTCGCTCAGGAAGCGGAAAAGGCTGCCGAGCAATTCCCTCAGCTTCAGGCATCGGGAGAGCAGAGAGTGATCGAGAACCGTCTTCTTAAAGTTGTTTTCTCGACTGACGGTTCGATCTCTTCCATATTCGATAAAGAGCATGAGCGCGAAATTGTGCTGCCGGGACAGACGGCAAACGCTCTGCGTATTTATGTCGACGAAGGCGACGCCTGGGATTTCCGGCAGGATTATCGGGCCACGGGCGGAATGAAGCTGGAGCTGACGGATATGTTTTCGTTCCAGGACGGTCCGAAAGCCGGATTTATTATGCGTTATCTGTTCGGCTCATCCATGCTTGTGCAGCGCGTTGAGCTTACGGAAGGCAGCCGTAGGATCGACTTCGAGACAGAGGTAGACTGGCAGGAATCGGGCAAAATGCTGCGCACCTCGTTCCCGGTCAACGTCCGTACGGATTCTGTCAGCTGTGAAATCCAGTTTGGCTATCTAAAGCGCCCGACGCATCGCAACACGATGTGGGACTACGCCAAGGATGAAATTTGCGCTCACCACTATGTGGATCTGTCCGAACCGGATTACGGCGTGGCGCTGCTGAACGACAGTAAATATGGGCATCGCGCCGAGGGCGGCGAGTTGGACCTCAATCTGCTGCGCAGCCCGTCCTTCCCTGATCCGGAGGCAGACCGGGCGGAGCATAAGTTCACGTATTCGCTTTACCCGCATGCGGGAAATCATGTAGAGGCCGGGATTTATCGCCGGGGCTATGAGTTGAACGTGCCGCTGCGGACGTACGTGGTTAATGCCAGCAGTGATATGGCGGCAGGCGATAAGTCCACTTCTGGCGTCGGCTGGTTGCCGGACAGCTCGTTCCTGCTCACCGGACACCCCAATGTGATGGTCGAAACAGTGAAACGGGCAGAGGATGACGGAGACATCGTCGTTCGACTGTACGAGACAGCGGGCACGCGTCTGCAAACTAAGTTGCAGGCCGGCTTCCCGGTCGCGGAAGCATGGCTGGCCGATCTGCTGGAGCGGAAGCTAGAGCCGCTGGAAGCGGGTGGCGATGCGATGGAGCTTGAATTTGGCCCATTTGAGGTTAAGACGGTAAAAATTTCGCAGAGCAAGTAA
- a CDS encoding membrane dipeptidase — protein MSKHSTLYNFQLSPEQEQRARDIHERSIVIDLLFQGPLSPTVIPENISNEIRNECEPLKDDPMAYSAHPSKRLRQMSARGELAAFKDEWYRSGITAGNRELDLSGTEAIMISMGEVQEQFDRVDWLVKALTAADIREAKAQNLKTGIVTAQDPTGLGKNLELLEALHGFGLRVLQLTYNNQNAIASGCMELANGGVSNFGISFIRKLNELGIVVDTGHCGKQTTLDACRLSDKPVIASHTGVEAIYPHRRCKSDEEIRAIAATGGVIGVFAMPWFIHENPQETTIDHVLDHIDYIVKLVGVAHVGIGTDWPMSDVDWSLVYFKEHIAPKLGFAKGDGPSTELIKGLEQYGLFINFTRGLVARGYSDEEVGKIIGGNWLRVFEQVWGN, from the coding sequence TTGAGTAAACATTCAACTCTATATAATTTTCAGCTGTCTCCAGAACAAGAACAGCGTGCGCGTGACATTCATGAGCGGAGCATAGTGATCGACCTTCTTTTCCAGGGACCACTTTCTCCGACCGTCATCCCAGAGAACATTTCCAATGAAATCCGCAATGAATGCGAGCCGCTTAAAGATGATCCGATGGCCTATAGCGCCCATCCGTCCAAACGGCTTCGCCAAATGTCAGCACGCGGTGAACTAGCTGCTTTTAAAGATGAATGGTACCGCTCCGGCATTACGGCGGGCAACCGTGAGCTCGATTTATCGGGCACGGAAGCGATTATGATTAGCATGGGTGAAGTGCAGGAGCAATTCGACCGCGTAGATTGGCTCGTGAAAGCCTTGACTGCTGCCGACATTCGGGAAGCTAAAGCGCAAAACCTCAAAACCGGCATCGTCACTGCGCAAGACCCAACCGGCCTCGGCAAAAACCTTGAACTGCTCGAAGCGCTTCACGGTTTCGGCCTTCGTGTTCTCCAACTGACCTACAACAACCAAAATGCGATCGCTTCAGGCTGCATGGAACTGGCCAACGGCGGCGTTTCTAACTTTGGCATAAGCTTTATTCGCAAGCTGAACGAGCTTGGCATCGTTGTTGACACCGGCCATTGCGGCAAACAAACGACGTTAGACGCCTGTCGTTTATCGGATAAACCGGTCATCGCCTCCCATACGGGTGTAGAAGCGATTTACCCCCATCGCCGCTGCAAAAGCGATGAAGAAATTAGAGCAATTGCGGCAACTGGCGGTGTTATTGGCGTGTTCGCCATGCCTTGGTTTATCCACGAGAATCCGCAAGAAACAACGATTGATCATGTGCTTGATCATATCGATTACATCGTCAAGCTTGTTGGCGTAGCTCATGTCGGTATCGGCACCGATTGGCCAATGAGCGATGTGGACTGGTCCCTCGTTTATTTCAAGGAGCATATCGCACCTAAGCTTGGTTTTGCCAAAGGGGACGGCCCTTCAACGGAGCTTATTAAGGGCTTGGAGCAATATGGCTTGTTCATCAATTTTACACGCGGGCTGGTTGCTCGGGGCTACAGCGATGAAGAGGTCGGTAAAATAATCGGCGGCAACTGGCTGCGTGTATTCGAACAGGTATGGGGGAACTAG
- a CDS encoding transcriptional regulator, TetR family produces the protein MAPYNEEQLLAIRDERREQILEAALGVFARHGPALTKMSMIAQAAGISHGLLYHYFKSKDELFIALVSEAMHGAGDAVEEMLEHPGSVIDKLRHFLHDAMSKETRLSFLLIYQARASHGVPDQVREIIKDYSLSWFAARLKPLFLQGQRTGEIASDDADRLIEGLLTAASGSMLLHASDEHNIPLMNPDHLLRLVLAPEHIQPL, from the coding sequence ATGGCCCCATACAACGAAGAACAACTCCTTGCCATCCGTGACGAGCGCAGAGAGCAGATTCTGGAAGCAGCGCTTGGCGTCTTCGCCCGACATGGCCCAGCACTCACCAAGATGAGCATGATTGCCCAGGCCGCAGGCATCAGTCACGGCTTGCTTTACCACTATTTCAAATCCAAGGATGAGCTGTTCATCGCACTCGTCAGCGAAGCCATGCACGGTGCAGGCGACGCAGTCGAGGAGATGCTGGAGCATCCAGGCTCCGTCATCGACAAGCTGCGGCATTTCCTCCATGATGCGATGAGCAAGGAAACTCGGCTCTCGTTCCTACTGATTTATCAGGCACGAGCTTCTCACGGAGTGCCGGATCAGGTGCGCGAGATCATCAAGGATTATTCGCTCAGTTGGTTCGCCGCCAGGTTGAAGCCGCTGTTCCTCCAAGGCCAACGCACCGGCGAGATCGCCTCCGACGATGCCGACCGACTGATCGAGGGCCTGCTGACTGCGGCGAGCGGCTCAATGCTGCTCCACGCGAGCGACGAACATAATATCCCGCTGATGAATCCTGACCATCTGCTGCGCCTGGTGCTCGCGCCGGAGCATATCCAGCCTTTGTAA
- a CDS encoding ornithine cyclodeaminase: MLVIDREEVSELLSMESCISLMETALKDLSAGQAEQQLRSVVPVREGGLMGLMPAYLIREKIVGAKLISVFPQNHNSGLPSHQGVIALFDATNGSMNAIVDARSVTAIRTAAVSAAATKLLAKRDSRSLSLIGTGEQAQSHFEAMLLVRPIQRVSVWSPNREHAMSFQTKMNAKYGERLTISVCNSAEQAVADTDIICTITSSTSPVLQNEWIPEGAHINAVGACRARDRELATAIVKRARLYVDRRESAENEAGDYLIPLSEGAIGSDHIIGEIGEALLGQVQGRTSEEQLTLFKSLGLAVEDLAAAAFIYKQASLLGKGKVIGI; the protein is encoded by the coding sequence ATGTTAGTCATCGACCGAGAAGAAGTGTCCGAATTATTGTCCATGGAATCATGCATCTCGCTTATGGAAACTGCGCTCAAGGACTTGTCCGCCGGACAAGCCGAACAGCAACTGAGATCTGTCGTTCCTGTCCGCGAAGGTGGATTGATGGGACTAATGCCAGCTTACTTGATTCGCGAGAAAATCGTTGGAGCTAAGCTGATCAGTGTTTTTCCTCAAAATCACAACAGCGGGCTTCCCTCCCATCAAGGCGTAATCGCTTTGTTTGATGCCACCAATGGCAGCATGAATGCAATTGTCGACGCTCGCAGTGTGACCGCGATCCGCACGGCAGCCGTCAGTGCAGCCGCAACAAAATTGCTCGCCAAGCGGGACTCGCGTTCATTATCGCTAATCGGCACAGGTGAGCAAGCGCAGAGCCATTTTGAAGCGATGCTTCTTGTTCGCCCCATCCAGCGCGTCAGCGTTTGGAGTCCGAATAGGGAGCATGCAATGAGCTTTCAAACCAAAATGAACGCCAAATACGGCGAGCGATTAACGATATCTGTTTGCAATTCCGCAGAGCAAGCTGTCGCTGACACCGACATCATATGTACGATCACTTCTTCAACATCGCCTGTTTTGCAAAATGAATGGATTCCCGAAGGAGCCCACATTAATGCCGTTGGAGCTTGCCGCGCGAGGGACCGGGAGCTGGCTACCGCGATCGTTAAACGAGCACGGCTTTACGTGGATCGCCGCGAATCCGCCGAAAACGAAGCCGGGGACTACTTGATTCCGCTCAGCGAAGGAGCAATCGGCAGCGATCATATCATCGGTGAAATTGGCGAAGCACTGCTCGGCCAAGTTCAAGGCAGAACTTCGGAGGAACAACTTACGCTGTTCAAGTCGCTAGGGCTTGCTGTCGAGGACTTAGCAGCTGCAGCATTTATTTATAAACAAGCCAGCTTGCTTGGCAAAGGAAAAGTTATCGGAATTTAG
- a CDS encoding GntR family transcriptional regulator, arabinose operon transcriptional repressor: MSSTDRIPLYQKIQEHIRDLIASEGLTDGDRIPTDQQLMEKFSVSKITVVNALKGLASEGLITRVPGRGSFVSGGASEVDAAYDFSKLAPAAPVRRVGEIGKGTGLIGMIIPSIGDYFATRLVEGARKAVEAKGRRLAVLFSGGKLDQEKEAIVALQSIGAEGLLIFPVDEEQYNEEILAMKFAGFPFVLLDRYLPGVETNFIASDGRKGMELAVNHLWELGHRDIAICSDSPLQTVTVQERIEGYMNALKQKGALINPAHIMTGFSVDNLEDTESHPLFNIIRSRIASAYITLNGYLAVRLSQLAEKAGLSVPKDLSIVSFDDPTSIVEGMGQFTHIRQFEFEMGLRAGERLQEMVDNKASDIGCVKLLLQPELAVRQTSGAAPLRDKV; encoded by the coding sequence ATGAGCTCGACAGACCGAATCCCGCTGTATCAGAAAATTCAAGAGCATATCCGCGACTTGATCGCTTCCGAGGGGCTGACGGACGGGGATCGCATTCCGACGGATCAACAGCTGATGGAGAAGTTCAGCGTCAGCAAAATTACGGTCGTCAACGCGCTGAAAGGATTGGCTAGCGAAGGACTTATTACAAGAGTGCCGGGGCGGGGCAGCTTTGTGTCGGGAGGCGCTTCGGAAGTTGATGCGGCTTACGACTTTTCAAAGCTGGCTCCTGCCGCTCCTGTCAGGCGAGTCGGAGAAATCGGCAAGGGAACAGGCTTAATCGGCATGATTATTCCATCGATCGGGGATTATTTTGCGACCCGGTTGGTGGAAGGCGCCCGTAAAGCCGTCGAGGCTAAAGGCCGCAGGCTTGCAGTTCTTTTTTCCGGGGGAAAGCTGGATCAGGAAAAGGAAGCGATTGTAGCGCTGCAGTCCATCGGGGCGGAGGGGCTGCTTATTTTTCCTGTGGACGAGGAGCAGTACAATGAGGAAATTTTGGCAATGAAATTTGCGGGCTTTCCGTTTGTGCTGCTGGATCGTTACTTGCCCGGCGTAGAGACGAACTTTATTGCCTCCGACGGCCGCAAAGGAATGGAATTGGCCGTAAATCACTTGTGGGAGCTGGGCCATCGGGACATCGCGATATGCTCTGATTCGCCGCTGCAAACCGTTACTGTCCAGGAGCGGATCGAAGGTTACATGAACGCCTTGAAGCAAAAGGGAGCGCTGATCAATCCGGCTCATATTATGACGGGCTTTAGTGTGGATAATTTGGAAGATACGGAGTCTCATCCCCTGTTTAACATAATACGCAGCCGAATCGCTAGCGCTTATATTACGCTGAACGGCTACCTTGCCGTCCGGTTGAGCCAGTTGGCCGAAAAGGCAGGGCTAAGCGTGCCGAAGGACCTGTCCATCGTCAGCTTTGACGATCCTACCTCAATTGTGGAGGGAATGGGGCAATTCACTCATATCCGGCAGTTCGAATTCGAGATGGGATTGAGAGCCGGCGAGAGGTTGCAGGAGATGGTCGACAATAAGGCGAGCGATATCGGTTGCGTCAAACTACTGCTCCAGCCCGAGCTCGCCGTGCGGCAGACTTCGGGAGCAGCTCCTTTGCGAGACAAAGTATAA